From the Daucus carota subsp. sativus chromosome 8, DH1 v3.0, whole genome shotgun sequence genome, one window contains:
- the LOC108197356 gene encoding zinc finger protein SHOOT GRAVITROPISM 5 → MLDNNNATASAGPSSSSDAFTNSSENGGSNKRKRRPAGTPDPDAEVVSLSPKTLLESDRYVCEICNQGFQRDQNLQMHRRRHKVPWKLLKRESPEVRKRVFVCPEPTCLHHDPCHALGDLVGIKKHFRRKHSNNKQWVCEKCSKGYAVQSDYKAHLKTCGTRGHSCDCGRVFSRVESFIEHQDACTIRRVQPSHLQVMLQHQQQACSSRTASSASPSSENNLSNISKLLRSFPMPTPPPPHQQQPQSDRDHTRNFPPYHDRDHLHRQHLELQLLPMSSHATNNHQSSNQTRDENHATQLKLSIGSNDLDGSALGLSTEEHLKMAKKEKAFAEEARKQAKRQIELAEMEFANAKRIRQQAQAEFEKAQDLKEQATRKMSSTMLEITCHACKQRFHTTKTTGGAMYSSVADETSLGISYMSNSAITEGEGE, encoded by the exons ATGTTGGACAATAATAACGCGACGGCCTCAGCTGGTccttcttcttcctctgatGCTTTCACCAACTCCTCTGAGAATGGGGGCTccaacaaaagaaaaagaagaccaGCTGGTACTCCAG ATCCGGATGCTGAGGTTGTATCACTCTCACCCAAGACATTACTTGAATCAGACAGGTATGTGTGTGAGATCTGTAACCAAGGGTTTCAGAGAGATCAGAATCTCCAGATGCATCGCCGGAGACACAAGGTACCTTGGAAGCTACTCAAGCGAGAGTCGCCGGAGGTGCGAAAACGGGTGTTTGTCTGTCCCGAACCGACTTGTCTGCACCATGATCCCTGCCATGCTTTGGGTGATCTCGTGGGGATCAAGAAGCACTTTCGGAGAAAACACAGTAATAACAAACAATGGGTTTGTGAGAAATGCTCTAAAGGCTATGCTGTTCAGTCGGATTACAAGGCACATCTCAAGACTTGCGGCACTCGAGGCCATTCCTGCGACTGCGGTCGCGTCTTCTCCAG gGTTGAGAGTTTCATTGAGCACCAAGACGCTTGTACTATTCGTCGAGTCCAGCCGAGTCATTTACAAGTAATGTTGCAGCATCAGCAGCAGGCCTGCTCTTCTCGTACAGCTTCAAGTGCGAGCCCGTCTAGCGAAAACAACTTGAGCAACATATCGAAATTGCTTAGATCATTTCCCATGCCGACGCCTCCTCCTCCTCACCAGCAGCAACCTCAATCGGATCGCGATCACACGAGGAATTTCCCTCCATACCATGATCGCGATCATCTGCATCGTCAACACTTGGAGCTACAATTATTACCAATGTCATCACACGCTACAAATAATCATCAGTCGTCCAACCAGACTCGCGATGAGAATCATGCGACTCAACTGAAACTGTCAATCGGGAGCAATGATCTTGATGGCAGTGCGTTAGGTTTGAGCACGGAGGAGCACTTAAAGATGGCCAAGAAGGAAAAGGCATTCGCCGAAGAAGCAAGAAAGCAAGCGAAGAGACAGATTGAATTGGCCGAAATGGAGTTCGCAAATGCAAAGAGAATTCGACAACAAGCACAGGCTGAGTTCGAGAAAGCTCAGGACTTGAAAGAACAAGCAACAAGAAAGATGAGCTCCACAATGCTGGAAATTACTTGTCATGCTTGTAAGCAACGATTTCACACGACAAAAACAACAGGAGGTGCTATGTATTCATCTGTTGCTGATGAGACTTCACTTGGGATAAGCTACATGTCAAATTCAGCTATAACTGAAGGAGAAGGAGAGTAG